Proteins found in one Crassostrea angulata isolate pt1a10 chromosome 3, ASM2561291v2, whole genome shotgun sequence genomic segment:
- the LOC128176139 gene encoding uncharacterized protein LOC128176139 isoform X3, with protein MCKIWRRIGAFCVHPRIIFISDGRPTSFTNLASAFVEDSPLDETENDTDHLLQLTRSIGKISPIFCIPVGRNPNMTTLEFISGQSRGGKIVCASEARQFAKYSLNIRTASMLSFTMENDCNDNERILTSLACKFPDKIFTEMDQKDIIDICLRKYLYQSVSSMEDEIEDKTESPHEEKYPQMPRLGSRVRRGRDWRYDDHDNYGPGTVVSHLKEGTLLVEWDNGIKSDYRFGTKSKCNNKYDVQLCSEPRILVNELIATGCLVTRGKDWIWGSQDGGAGNIGSVISVHSSGVVFVRWQHGLISNYKFGADGCFDLEISDPFSPEAIKFLQDHVKKTPFDSRDGAQVDVDESNNCTDGNSSSTINSLSEKNSESVKTSSFDSVNRPILHVTKGKYFKNNSVVENTTPDIETDGPTFTCAMNQWWWKDCEGKWNPYSREVNERINKCYKRDPKSTVIVAIKDQSYRVVMAKNQQINQTTRDISEIKLVTNWSCP; from the exons ATGTGTAAAATATGGAGGAG AATCGGAGCTTTTTGTGTGCACCCaagaataattttcatttcggATGGACGACCAACAAGTTTTACAAATCTAGCAAGCGCATTTGTTGAAGACAGTCCTCTAGATGAAACTGAAAAC gaTACAGATCATTTGCTGCAATTGACGAGATCAATCGGTAAAATATCTCCAATTTTCTGTATTCCTGTTGGAAGGAATCCTAATATg ACAACATTAGAGTTCATAAGCGGCCAGTCACGTGGTGGAAAGATTGTGTGTGCATCAGAAGCAAGACAGTTTGCCAAATACTCGCTCAATATA aGAACAGCTTCAATGCTGTCGTTTACAATGGAAAATGATTGCAATGACAATGAAAGAATTCTGACATCATTAGCCTGTAAGTTTCCTGACAAAATCTTCACAGAAATGGACCAG AAAGACAttattgacatttgtttgaGGAAATACTTATACCAGTCGGTATCTAGTATGGAAGATGAGATTGAGGATAAGACGGAGTCGCCTCATGAGGAGAAATACCCTCAAATGCCTCGTTTAGGCTCGAGGGTTAGAAGAGGACGGGACTGGAGGTATGACGATCACGACAACTATGGTCCTGGTACTGTTGTTAGCCATCTTAAAGAAG GAACGCTGCTCGTGGAATGGGATAACGGCATCAAGTCAGATTACAGATTTGGGACTAAAAGTAAATGTAATAATAAATATGATGTGCAACTCTGCAGTGAACCACGCATTTTGGTTAACGAATTGATAGCCACTGGATGTCTTGTAACTAGAG GCAAAGATTGGATCTGGGGTAGCCAAGATGGCGGTGCTGGAAATATCGGATCGGTAATTTCAGTACACAGCTCTGGAGTAGTGTTT GTGCGATGGCAACACGGTTTAATAAGTAATTATAAGTTTGGAGCTGATGGATGTTTTGACCTCGAAATAAG TGATCCATTCTCGCCGGAAGCTATCAAATTTCTTCAGGACCATGTGAAAAAGACACCTTTTGACTCCCGTGATGGAGCACAAGTAGACGTCGATGAGAGTAATAACTGCACAGATGGCAATAGCTCGTCTACAATAAATTCATTATCTGAGAAAAATTCGGAATCCGTAAAAACGTCGTCCTTTGATTCAGTGAACAGACCAATCTTGCATGTTACCAAAggaaagtattttaaaaacaacagtGTTGTTGAAAACACAACACCAGATATTGAGACAGATGGACCAACATTTACATGTGCAATGAATCAATGGTGGTGGAAAGATTGTGAAGGAAAGTGGAATCCCTATTCGAGGGAAGTTAATGaaagaattaataaatgttacaaACGTGATCCCAAGTCAACTGTTATCGTTGCTATCAAGGACCAGTC TTACAGAGTTGTGATGGCGAAAAATCAACAGATCAACCAGACGACCAGAGATATCAGTGAGATAAAACTAGTGACAAACTGGTCATGTCCATAG
- the LOC128176139 gene encoding uncharacterized protein LOC128176139 isoform X2, which produces MDFNHAQEYWNSQAVLEAKKNCGVGYQNVRSPCNVFILDTSSSVGKDGFAQMKEMFSIIIDEYATQDIKENVAVIVCGRQTKFLRHFSSHYEDIKHSLDEVEFGGSSPLTAAFFLSLACVKYGGDRIHRIGAFCVHPRIIFISDGRPTSFTNLASAFVEDSPLDETENDTDHLLQLTRSIGKISPIFCIPVGRNPNMTTLEFISGQSRGGKIVCASEARQFAKYSLNIRTASMLSFTMENDCNDNERILTSLACKFPDKIFTEMDQKDIIDICLRKYLYQSVSSMEDEIEDKTESPHEEKYPQMPRLGSRVRRGRDWRYDDHDNYGPGTVVSHLKEGTLLVEWDNGIKSDYRFGTKSKCNNKYDVQLCSEPRILVNELIATGCLVTRGKDWIWGSQDGGAGNIGSVISVHSSGVVFVRWQHGLISNYKFGADGCFDLEISDPFSPEAIKFLQDHVKKTPFDSRDGAQVDVDESNNCTDGNSSSTINSLSEKNSESVKTSSFDSVNRPILHVTKGKYFKNNSVVENTTPDIETDGPTFTCAMNQWWWKDCEGKWNPYSREVNERINKCYKRDPKSTVIVAIKDQSVVMAKNQQINQTTRDISEIKLVTNWSCP; this is translated from the exons ATGGATTTCAATCATGCACAGGAATACTGGAATTCGCAAGCCGTTCTAGAAGCGAAAAAGA ACTGTGGAGTTGGTTATCAAAATGTAAGGAGTCCGTGTAATGTTTTTATATTGGATACATCGTCAAGTGTGGGAAAAGATGGCTTCGCACAAATGAAGGAAATGTTTAGTATTATTATTGACG AGTATGCAACACAAGACATAAAGGAGAACGTCGCTGTTATTGTGTGTGGACGACAAACAAAGTTTCTACGTCATTTTTCCAGTCATTATGAAGATATCAAACATTCATTAG ATGAAGTTGAGTTTGGGGGATCGTCCCCTTTAACAGCAGCATTTTTCCTGTCCCTTGCATGTGTAAAATATGGAGGAG ATCGCATCCACAGAATCGGAGCTTTTTGTGTGCACCCaagaataattttcatttcggATGGACGACCAACAAGTTTTACAAATCTAGCAAGCGCATTTGTTGAAGACAGTCCTCTAGATGAAACTGAAAAC gaTACAGATCATTTGCTGCAATTGACGAGATCAATCGGTAAAATATCTCCAATTTTCTGTATTCCTGTTGGAAGGAATCCTAATATg ACAACATTAGAGTTCATAAGCGGCCAGTCACGTGGTGGAAAGATTGTGTGTGCATCAGAAGCAAGACAGTTTGCCAAATACTCGCTCAATATA aGAACAGCTTCAATGCTGTCGTTTACAATGGAAAATGATTGCAATGACAATGAAAGAATTCTGACATCATTAGCCTGTAAGTTTCCTGACAAAATCTTCACAGAAATGGACCAG AAAGACAttattgacatttgtttgaGGAAATACTTATACCAGTCGGTATCTAGTATGGAAGATGAGATTGAGGATAAGACGGAGTCGCCTCATGAGGAGAAATACCCTCAAATGCCTCGTTTAGGCTCGAGGGTTAGAAGAGGACGGGACTGGAGGTATGACGATCACGACAACTATGGTCCTGGTACTGTTGTTAGCCATCTTAAAGAAG GAACGCTGCTCGTGGAATGGGATAACGGCATCAAGTCAGATTACAGATTTGGGACTAAAAGTAAATGTAATAATAAATATGATGTGCAACTCTGCAGTGAACCACGCATTTTGGTTAACGAATTGATAGCCACTGGATGTCTTGTAACTAGAG GCAAAGATTGGATCTGGGGTAGCCAAGATGGCGGTGCTGGAAATATCGGATCGGTAATTTCAGTACACAGCTCTGGAGTAGTGTTT GTGCGATGGCAACACGGTTTAATAAGTAATTATAAGTTTGGAGCTGATGGATGTTTTGACCTCGAAATAAG TGATCCATTCTCGCCGGAAGCTATCAAATTTCTTCAGGACCATGTGAAAAAGACACCTTTTGACTCCCGTGATGGAGCACAAGTAGACGTCGATGAGAGTAATAACTGCACAGATGGCAATAGCTCGTCTACAATAAATTCATTATCTGAGAAAAATTCGGAATCCGTAAAAACGTCGTCCTTTGATTCAGTGAACAGACCAATCTTGCATGTTACCAAAggaaagtattttaaaaacaacagtGTTGTTGAAAACACAACACCAGATATTGAGACAGATGGACCAACATTTACATGTGCAATGAATCAATGGTGGTGGAAAGATTGTGAAGGAAAGTGGAATCCCTATTCGAGGGAAGTTAATGaaagaattaataaatgttacaaACGTGATCCCAAGTCAACTGTTATCGTTGCTATCAAGGACCAGTC AGTTGTGATGGCGAAAAATCAACAGATCAACCAGACGACCAGAGATATCAGTGAGATAAAACTAGTGACAAACTGGTCATGTCCATAG
- the LOC128176139 gene encoding uncharacterized protein LOC128176139 isoform X1: protein MDFNHAQEYWNSQAVLEAKKNCGVGYQNVRSPCNVFILDTSSSVGKDGFAQMKEMFSIIIDEYATQDIKENVAVIVCGRQTKFLRHFSSHYEDIKHSLDEVEFGGSSPLTAAFFLSLACVKYGGDRIHRIGAFCVHPRIIFISDGRPTSFTNLASAFVEDSPLDETENDTDHLLQLTRSIGKISPIFCIPVGRNPNMTTLEFISGQSRGGKIVCASEARQFAKYSLNIRTASMLSFTMENDCNDNERILTSLACKFPDKIFTEMDQKDIIDICLRKYLYQSVSSMEDEIEDKTESPHEEKYPQMPRLGSRVRRGRDWRYDDHDNYGPGTVVSHLKEGTLLVEWDNGIKSDYRFGTKSKCNNKYDVQLCSEPRILVNELIATGCLVTRGKDWIWGSQDGGAGNIGSVISVHSSGVVFVRWQHGLISNYKFGADGCFDLEISDPFSPEAIKFLQDHVKKTPFDSRDGAQVDVDESNNCTDGNSSSTINSLSEKNSESVKTSSFDSVNRPILHVTKGKYFKNNSVVENTTPDIETDGPTFTCAMNQWWWKDCEGKWNPYSREVNERINKCYKRDPKSTVIVAIKDQSYRVVMAKNQQINQTTRDISEIKLVTNWSCP, encoded by the exons ATGGATTTCAATCATGCACAGGAATACTGGAATTCGCAAGCCGTTCTAGAAGCGAAAAAGA ACTGTGGAGTTGGTTATCAAAATGTAAGGAGTCCGTGTAATGTTTTTATATTGGATACATCGTCAAGTGTGGGAAAAGATGGCTTCGCACAAATGAAGGAAATGTTTAGTATTATTATTGACG AGTATGCAACACAAGACATAAAGGAGAACGTCGCTGTTATTGTGTGTGGACGACAAACAAAGTTTCTACGTCATTTTTCCAGTCATTATGAAGATATCAAACATTCATTAG ATGAAGTTGAGTTTGGGGGATCGTCCCCTTTAACAGCAGCATTTTTCCTGTCCCTTGCATGTGTAAAATATGGAGGAG ATCGCATCCACAGAATCGGAGCTTTTTGTGTGCACCCaagaataattttcatttcggATGGACGACCAACAAGTTTTACAAATCTAGCAAGCGCATTTGTTGAAGACAGTCCTCTAGATGAAACTGAAAAC gaTACAGATCATTTGCTGCAATTGACGAGATCAATCGGTAAAATATCTCCAATTTTCTGTATTCCTGTTGGAAGGAATCCTAATATg ACAACATTAGAGTTCATAAGCGGCCAGTCACGTGGTGGAAAGATTGTGTGTGCATCAGAAGCAAGACAGTTTGCCAAATACTCGCTCAATATA aGAACAGCTTCAATGCTGTCGTTTACAATGGAAAATGATTGCAATGACAATGAAAGAATTCTGACATCATTAGCCTGTAAGTTTCCTGACAAAATCTTCACAGAAATGGACCAG AAAGACAttattgacatttgtttgaGGAAATACTTATACCAGTCGGTATCTAGTATGGAAGATGAGATTGAGGATAAGACGGAGTCGCCTCATGAGGAGAAATACCCTCAAATGCCTCGTTTAGGCTCGAGGGTTAGAAGAGGACGGGACTGGAGGTATGACGATCACGACAACTATGGTCCTGGTACTGTTGTTAGCCATCTTAAAGAAG GAACGCTGCTCGTGGAATGGGATAACGGCATCAAGTCAGATTACAGATTTGGGACTAAAAGTAAATGTAATAATAAATATGATGTGCAACTCTGCAGTGAACCACGCATTTTGGTTAACGAATTGATAGCCACTGGATGTCTTGTAACTAGAG GCAAAGATTGGATCTGGGGTAGCCAAGATGGCGGTGCTGGAAATATCGGATCGGTAATTTCAGTACACAGCTCTGGAGTAGTGTTT GTGCGATGGCAACACGGTTTAATAAGTAATTATAAGTTTGGAGCTGATGGATGTTTTGACCTCGAAATAAG TGATCCATTCTCGCCGGAAGCTATCAAATTTCTTCAGGACCATGTGAAAAAGACACCTTTTGACTCCCGTGATGGAGCACAAGTAGACGTCGATGAGAGTAATAACTGCACAGATGGCAATAGCTCGTCTACAATAAATTCATTATCTGAGAAAAATTCGGAATCCGTAAAAACGTCGTCCTTTGATTCAGTGAACAGACCAATCTTGCATGTTACCAAAggaaagtattttaaaaacaacagtGTTGTTGAAAACACAACACCAGATATTGAGACAGATGGACCAACATTTACATGTGCAATGAATCAATGGTGGTGGAAAGATTGTGAAGGAAAGTGGAATCCCTATTCGAGGGAAGTTAATGaaagaattaataaatgttacaaACGTGATCCCAAGTCAACTGTTATCGTTGCTATCAAGGACCAGTC TTACAGAGTTGTGATGGCGAAAAATCAACAGATCAACCAGACGACCAGAGATATCAGTGAGATAAAACTAGTGACAAACTGGTCATGTCCATAG
- the LOC128176139 gene encoding uncharacterized protein LOC128176139 isoform X4, producing the protein MEEDTDHLLQLTRSIGKISPIFCIPVGRNPNMTTLEFISGQSRGGKIVCASEARQFAKYSLNIRTASMLSFTMENDCNDNERILTSLACKFPDKIFTEMDQKDIIDICLRKYLYQSVSSMEDEIEDKTESPHEEKYPQMPRLGSRVRRGRDWRYDDHDNYGPGTVVSHLKEGTLLVEWDNGIKSDYRFGTKSKCNNKYDVQLCSEPRILVNELIATGCLVTRGKDWIWGSQDGGAGNIGSVISVHSSGVVFVRWQHGLISNYKFGADGCFDLEISDPFSPEAIKFLQDHVKKTPFDSRDGAQVDVDESNNCTDGNSSSTINSLSEKNSESVKTSSFDSVNRPILHVTKGKYFKNNSVVENTTPDIETDGPTFTCAMNQWWWKDCEGKWNPYSREVNERINKCYKRDPKSTVIVAIKDQSYRVVMAKNQQINQTTRDISEIKLVTNWSCP; encoded by the exons ATGGAGGAG gaTACAGATCATTTGCTGCAATTGACGAGATCAATCGGTAAAATATCTCCAATTTTCTGTATTCCTGTTGGAAGGAATCCTAATATg ACAACATTAGAGTTCATAAGCGGCCAGTCACGTGGTGGAAAGATTGTGTGTGCATCAGAAGCAAGACAGTTTGCCAAATACTCGCTCAATATA aGAACAGCTTCAATGCTGTCGTTTACAATGGAAAATGATTGCAATGACAATGAAAGAATTCTGACATCATTAGCCTGTAAGTTTCCTGACAAAATCTTCACAGAAATGGACCAG AAAGACAttattgacatttgtttgaGGAAATACTTATACCAGTCGGTATCTAGTATGGAAGATGAGATTGAGGATAAGACGGAGTCGCCTCATGAGGAGAAATACCCTCAAATGCCTCGTTTAGGCTCGAGGGTTAGAAGAGGACGGGACTGGAGGTATGACGATCACGACAACTATGGTCCTGGTACTGTTGTTAGCCATCTTAAAGAAG GAACGCTGCTCGTGGAATGGGATAACGGCATCAAGTCAGATTACAGATTTGGGACTAAAAGTAAATGTAATAATAAATATGATGTGCAACTCTGCAGTGAACCACGCATTTTGGTTAACGAATTGATAGCCACTGGATGTCTTGTAACTAGAG GCAAAGATTGGATCTGGGGTAGCCAAGATGGCGGTGCTGGAAATATCGGATCGGTAATTTCAGTACACAGCTCTGGAGTAGTGTTT GTGCGATGGCAACACGGTTTAATAAGTAATTATAAGTTTGGAGCTGATGGATGTTTTGACCTCGAAATAAG TGATCCATTCTCGCCGGAAGCTATCAAATTTCTTCAGGACCATGTGAAAAAGACACCTTTTGACTCCCGTGATGGAGCACAAGTAGACGTCGATGAGAGTAATAACTGCACAGATGGCAATAGCTCGTCTACAATAAATTCATTATCTGAGAAAAATTCGGAATCCGTAAAAACGTCGTCCTTTGATTCAGTGAACAGACCAATCTTGCATGTTACCAAAggaaagtattttaaaaacaacagtGTTGTTGAAAACACAACACCAGATATTGAGACAGATGGACCAACATTTACATGTGCAATGAATCAATGGTGGTGGAAAGATTGTGAAGGAAAGTGGAATCCCTATTCGAGGGAAGTTAATGaaagaattaataaatgttacaaACGTGATCCCAAGTCAACTGTTATCGTTGCTATCAAGGACCAGTC TTACAGAGTTGTGATGGCGAAAAATCAACAGATCAACCAGACGACCAGAGATATCAGTGAGATAAAACTAGTGACAAACTGGTCATGTCCATAG